Proteins co-encoded in one Papaver somniferum cultivar HN1 chromosome 5, ASM357369v1, whole genome shotgun sequence genomic window:
- the LOC113278802 gene encoding epidermis-specific secreted glycoprotein EP1-like gives MIKSYSSSFFQSLTVFLIVCCSSLVAEVSADVPASKRFSYDLQPNSFRPGSETEYRVSFRDLPIQSYPFSLCFYEANPESTGVDESVPVTNSYILAIGMGHAHPDGITRWVWAANLNRPVGNKAKLIFSRSGNLALIDGNGRIGWQTRTSNKGVVDIRLLPNGNLVLLDRNGGFVWQSFHYPTNTLLVGQGLGPGSSTTNKIVNGRYSLVLQDAKLSLFIAPEPKSSKPTNIYNITQMSVLGSNITFDTSKHFYGPGPGGFYIQLSIVVSSNSFYPLASPKYNSTLSMLRIGSNGNLFIYTYFELPSNGYKAWEKTYATFSGEGRDNECILPSKCGSFGLCEDGQCVACPTPKGQLGWDKNCKLPSIPSCNASAANVGYYEVPYVADYRLLDDSDGEGSLRVDECMKKCSSDCKCVGFFHRLLATRFQCLLATQINTLAKGDVRASADVYIKYTK, from the coding sequence ATGATCAaatcttattcttcttcattttttcaaTCTCTTACTGTCTTCCTGattgtttgttgttcttcactAGTTGCAGAAGTAAGTGCAGATGTTCCAGCATCAAAAAGATTCAGTTACGACTTGCAACCCAATTCGTTCCGTCCAGGTTCTGAAACTGAATACCGTGTGAGTTTCCGTGATTTACCAATCCAAAgctatccattttctctttgttttTATGAAGCCAACCCTGAGAGTACTGGTGTCGACGAATCCGTACCTGTTACTAACTCCTACATACTTGCTATAGGTATGGGTCATGCTCACCCTGACGGGATTACGCGTTGGGTTTGGGCAGCTAACCTTAATCGTCCCGTTGGCAATAAAGCTAAACTTATTTTCAGTCGCAGCGGGAATCTGGCGTTAATCGATGGAAATGGTCGAATCGGTTGGCAAACTAGGACGAGCAACAAAGGTGTTGTTGATATTAGACTGCTCCCGAATGGCAACTTGGTGCTTCTTGATAGAAATGGCGGATTTGTCTGGCAGAGTTTTCATTATCCTACTAATACTCTCTTGGTAGGACAAGGTCTTGGTCCTGGAAGTTCCACTACTAACAAGATAGTAAACGGGAGGTACAGTTTGGTTCTGCAGGATGCAAAACTTAGTTTGTTCATCGCTCCGGAACCGAAATCATCGAAACCTACCAACATTTATAACATAACACAAATGTCTGTGTTAGGGAGTAATATTACCTTCGACACTTCCAAGCACTTCTACGGACCCGGACCCGGAGGATTCTATATCCAACTAAgcattgttgttagttctaattCTTTCTATCCATTGGCGAGTCCGAAATACAACAGTACCTTGTCTATGCTTCGGATAGGTTCAAATGGTAATCTATTTATCTACACTTACTTTGAATTACCATCTAATGGATATAAGGCATGGGAGAAAACTTATGCCACCTTTTCTGGAGAGGGACGCGATAATGAATGTATCCTACCTTCAAAATGTGGGTCATTCGGTCTCTGCGAAGATGGCCAGTGTGTTGCTTGCCCGACACCGAAAGGACAACTGGGTTGGGACAAGAATTGCAAACTGCCAAGCATACCTTCTTGCAATGCTAGTGCGGCCAATGTGGGATATTACGAAGTCCCATATGTAGCAGATTATCGGCTACTTGATGATTCTGACGGAGAAGGATCACTGAGGGTCGACGAGTGTATGAAGAAGTGTAGCAGTGACTGCAAGTGTGTCGGTTTCTTCCACAGATTATTGGCTACTCGTTTTCAGTGCTTGCTTGCTACCCAAATCAATACGTTGGCCAAGGGTGATGTTCGGGCCTCTGCAGATGTTTACATTAAGTATACAAAGTAG
- the LOC113277293 gene encoding uncharacterized protein LOC113277293, producing the protein MMGRNVEDQIILHPGSKAPMGIALEESLFASIPRSPIQNGRPNSMVVKKAHELIPAHLVAEAISQLHGEDLIRWSGPITPNEMLYVKQYVFTKYPQYYNGLVEEGDNNNDNTDLSSIVSEKSPRGLRDSSPSFGSNLPDLEKIELAPSRLLEMLTTKSSFPGTFISVPEIQARNKVLKHCGLTEDEYLVLFIPSYKEAMMLVGEAYPFFRGNIYMTTIGEDIDCIKAFAGYKESKVISAPESWMDLRVKGSQLSQYFRKKCKYTPKGLFSYPAKVNGTTYSLHWVSEAHRNSWHVLLDATGLVVGEDRLNLALHRPDFVLCTLDNTHAQPSKVTCLLVRRKSFDATISSQICE; encoded by the exons ATGATGGGGAGAAACGTCGAAGACCAGATTATTTTGCATCCCGGATCCAAG GCTCCTATGGGAATTGCACTGGAAGAATCATTATTTGCGTCAATACCCCGGTCGCCAATCCAAAACGGAAGGCCTAATAGCATGGTTGTCAAG AAAGCGCATGAACTGATCCCAGCTCACTTAGTAGCAGAAGCAATATCACAACTTCATGGTGAAGATCTCATAAGATGGTCAGGTCCAATCACACCCAACGAAATGCTATACGTGAAACAATACGTCTTCACGAAATATCCTCAGTACTACAACGGGCTAGtcgaagaaggagataataataatgataatactGATTTGAGCAGTATTGTTAGCGAAAAGTCGCCTCGCGGCCTTAGAGATTCTTCTCCTAGTTTCGGAAGCAATCTCCCTGACCTCGAGAAGATCGAATTAGCGCCTTCAAGATTGCTCGAAATGCTCACAACGAAATCTTCCTTCCCCGGCACGTTCATTTCGGTACCTGAAATTCAAGCACGGAACAAGGTTTTAAAACACTGTGGATTAACTGAGGATGAATATCTTGTTCTCTTCATTCCAAGTTACAAGGAGGCTATGATGTTAGTGGGAGAAGCTTATCCTTTTTTTAGAGGGAACATTTACATGACGACAATCGGCGAAGATATCGATTGCATAAAAGCATTTGCCGGTTATAAGGAATCAAAAGTGATTTCAGCTCCAGAGAGTTGGATGGATTTGAGAGTTAAAGGTTCACAACTTAGTCAGTATTTCAGGAAAAAATGTAAATATACACCAAAGGGACTATTTTCTTATCCGGCCAAAGTTAATGGAACCACTTATTCGCTGCATTGGGTGTCCGAGGCTCATCGGAATTCATGGCATGTGCTCCTTGATGCAACGGGGCTGGTCGTGGGCGAGGACCGTCTGAATCTTGCGTTGCACCGTCCGGATTTCGTGCTGTGTACATTAGATAATACTCATGCTCAACCTTCCAAGGTTACATGCTTGTTAGTGAGGAGGAAATCTTTTGATGCCACAATTTCAAGTCAGATTTGTGAGTGA
- the LOC113281070 gene encoding glucuronoxylan 4-O-methyltransferase 1-like translates to MSSKATLDHPLISSPTHSLPQDSSESQVLLEIPDSYHKDRNQNHKDSKNEKESGRGKKRMKITTKKLLIILFFILSTISLLRLLRITTTGTSQPPTLSQSPLEKNTRFHASNTHRTYSPSSLDADLTVKEFQLLTNIISQRVPCNLLIFGIRPQTLQLSSLNSGGTTIFLEDDPEKLLAIRRTKEGMQMYKIEHQAAAKEAYNLLRHARTHPDCAPEAQPLQSSKCRLALTQLPKEIYELKWDVVVVDGPSGDKPEAPGRMAAIYTTSMIARFGNNTDVLVHDVDRTVEKWFSWEFLCHENLISSKGKLWHFRILESSTSTSFCSNATVRIM, encoded by the coding sequence atgTCCTCAAAAGCAACTCTGGATCATCCTCTTATATCTTCTCCAACCCATTCCCTTCCTCAAGACTCATCAGAATCACAAGTATTGCTTGAGATTCCAGACAGTTATCACAAAGATCGCAACCAAAACCATAAAGACAGCAAGAATGAAAAAGAAAGCGGGAGAGGaaagaagagaatgaaaattACCACAAAGAAACTCCTCATTATCCTCTTCTTCATCCTATCAACCATCTCACTTCTAAGACTCCTCAGAATCACAACCACAGGAACCAGTCAACCTCCTACTTTATCTCAGTCTCCGCTAGAGAAAAACACCCGATTTCATGCATCAAACACACACAGAACATATTCGCCTTCCAGTTTAGATGCAGATCTCACTGTAAAGGAATTCCAACTCCTCACAAATATCATCTCGCAAAGAGTCCCCTGCAACCTCCTCATATTCGGTATAAGACCTCAAACCCTTCAACTCTCATCGCTGAACAGTGGAGGCACCACTATCTTCCTTGAAGATGACCCTGAAAAGCTGCTAGCAATCCGTAGAACAAAAGAAGGCATGCAGATGTACAAAATTGAACATCAGGCAGCCGCCAAAGAGGCATACAACCTGCTCCGACATGCAAGGACGCACCCTGATTGTGCACCTGAAGCACAGCCACTTCAATCATCAAAATGCCGACTAGCACTGACACAGCTACCAAAGGAGATATACGAACTCAAATGGGACGTAGTGGTGGTTGATGGACCAAGCGGTGATAAACCAGAGGCACCTGGGAGGATGGCTGCAATCTATACCACCAGTATGATTGCTAGGTTTGGGAACAATACAGATGTCTTGGTTCATGATGTCGATAGAACAGTTGAGAAATGGTTTTCTTGGGAGTTTCTTTGTCATGAAAACTTGATTTCTTCCAAAGGGAAACTTTGGCATTTTAGGATTTTGGAGAGTTCAACTTCTACTAGTTTTTGTTCTAATGCGACAGTTCGAATCATGTGA